One Oryza glaberrima chromosome 11, OglaRS2, whole genome shotgun sequence genomic region harbors:
- the LOC127755790 gene encoding E3 ubiquitin-protein ligase PUB22-like, protein MTHLREDGGKGHPERKREITRQLALAEREATPNHTLRRVIQAGCATHAFERFPTPCAPVDSCRVTALVDEGTTMLGGSGRQRQLTALREIKAITTESDCNKRYVEATPGAVEFLVSVVVQSHAAASTYMSARSDDDLLDSVIDSPISTSSPEEEALGVLYSLKPFEPTLRCILGKDNGGFLDTLASVLLLKAMMSAMPPERLGCRPSRRSIRSRTPLRCRWRAFLEEAGEPDDKASAAVAAAGEE, encoded by the coding sequence ATGACGCACCTGCGTGAGGACGGCGGCAAAGGACATCCCGAGAGGAAGCGCGAGATCACCCGGCAGCTGGCTCTAGCGGAGCGGGAGGCGACACCCAACCACACGCTGCGGCGGGTCATCCAGGCAGGGTGCGCCACGCACGCCTTCGAGCGGTTCCCCACCCCGTGTGCGCCTGTCGACTCTTGCCGCGTCACCGCGCTCGTTGACGAGGGGACAACGATGCTCGGCGGCAGTGGCAGGCAGCGGCAGCTCACCGCGCTCCGGGAGATCAAGGCCATCACCACCGAGAGCGACTGCAACAAGCGCTACGTCGAGGCCACTCCCGGTGCCGTCGAGTTCCTCGTCTCCGTCGTCGTCcagagccacgccgccgcctccacctacATGTCGGCCAGGTCGGACGATGACCTGCTCGACTCGGTGATCGATTCCCCCATCtcgacgagctcgccggaggaggaggccctggGCGTGCTCTACTCCCTCAAGCCGTTCGAGCCCACCCTGCGCTGTATCCTCGGCAAGGACAATGGCGGCTTCCTCGACACCCTCGCCTCCGTCCTCCTACTGAAGGCGATGATGTCAGCGATGCCGCCGGAGAGGCTAGGCTGTCGGCCCAGCCGTCGTAGCATCCGGAGCCGGACCCCCTTACGCTGCCGATGGCGAGCGTTCCTCGAAGAAGCAGGTGAGCCGGACGACAAGGCATCCGCGGctgtagccgccgccggcgaggagtaG